A window of the Bacteroidota bacterium genome harbors these coding sequences:
- a CDS encoding peptidylprolyl isomerase, translated as MGEARLTLSMLRAEWPEGLSGSDSVRYVAAYVEQWIQNELLYQAARRQGIADSPSVRRRVQQAERAIVVGAFLTQWARKQPIELSDEEVRAYFAAHREEFRLREDYALVRYLATFTREQAEQARRALLERRPWPEIVRRYAADTAAAWAVSRAFHPISRLLRPYESLNRLVQVLRPGEVAPVVELEGLYHVLQLVERRPAGSEPEWDWVRQDVRQRLELLRRKQQLDALVQELRRQIPVRVADTLRNRG; from the coding sequence GTGGGCGAAGCCCGGCTCACGCTCTCCATGCTTCGAGCTGAGTGGCCAGAGGGCCTGTCGGGGTCCGATAGCGTCCGCTACGTGGCCGCCTACGTGGAGCAGTGGATTCAAAACGAATTGCTTTACCAGGCCGCGCGGCGGCAAGGGATTGCCGATAGCCCCTCTGTGCGCCGAAGGGTGCAGCAGGCCGAGCGGGCGATCGTCGTGGGCGCTTTCTTGACGCAGTGGGCTCGCAAGCAACCTATAGAGCTTAGCGATGAGGAAGTGCGCGCCTACTTTGCGGCTCATCGCGAGGAGTTTCGGCTGCGCGAGGACTACGCCTTGGTCCGGTATCTTGCTACCTTTACGCGAGAACAGGCTGAACAGGCCCGCCGCGCCCTGCTTGAACGGCGTCCCTGGCCGGAGATCGTGCGTCGCTATGCAGCCGATACTGCCGCAGCCTGGGCCGTCTCCCGGGCATTTCATCCGATTAGCCGCCTGCTTCGTCCCTACGAGTCCCTAAACCGCCTCGTGCAGGTCCTAAGACCTGGGGAGGTGGCGCCCGTTGTGGAGCTAGAGGGTCTTTACCACGTGCTCCAGCTTGTGGAACGACGCCCCGCCGGAAGCGAACCGGAGTGGGATTGGGTGCGTCAAGACGTGCGACAGCGGCTGGAACTGCTCCGGCGGAAACAGCAACTCGATGCGCTCGTTCAAGAGCTACGCCGGCAGATACCGGTCCGGGTGGCGGATACGCTCAGAAACAGAGGATGA
- a CDS encoding S8 family serine peptidase produces MIASVSGRWRSWSLLAVLWVAQPLWGQTRYWIFFQDKPETLSGSASADLRWLTPEALARRLQAGEGPLWSEEDLPVSSQYVRALQAIGVEPVAQSRWFNAVSAVLSEAQRAQVERLPFVRAVRPVARFVRPDPVELRPLPEEALPKGLSRGATGLDYGPSWAQLALSNVFRLHAQGLSGRGVRIGFLDAGFEVRTSPAFRALLAEGRLKGARDFVEGDADVSNTPSHGTAVLSVAVGYHPGRLIGPAYGAEVLLARTEDVSSETRQEEDFWVAGLEWLEAQGARLVNSSLGYTTFDGGIGDYSYTHMDGRTTLVTRAAQRAASRGVLVINAAGNEGARPWRYIVAPADGDSVIAVGAVRADSSLAPFSSRGPTYDGRIKPDVCALGVGVVLATPSGGYAQGSGTSFAAPIVTGILALLLERSPGLRPRELIALARRSAHLADRPNNDYGYGILDAARLLAQATALSAEAPLEPEEELGAPYPHPFQRGVWIPLRSAGSVRAEVFSLTGERLRRLEQPTALGSEAALYWDGRAADGRPVAPGLYLLRVSIDGRVSWRKLLKAGL; encoded by the coding sequence ATGATCGCCAGCGTGTCTGGGCGTTGGAGGTCCTGGTCGCTGCTGGCCGTGCTGTGGGTCGCGCAGCCTCTTTGGGGCCAGACGCGCTATTGGATCTTCTTTCAGGACAAACCGGAGACGCTATCCGGGTCGGCTAGTGCGGATCTGCGTTGGCTTACCCCGGAGGCGCTAGCTCGACGCCTGCAGGCCGGTGAGGGGCCGCTATGGTCGGAAGAAGACCTGCCCGTAAGTTCGCAGTACGTAAGGGCCTTGCAGGCAATCGGCGTCGAGCCTGTGGCGCAGAGCCGGTGGTTTAACGCCGTATCGGCCGTTCTGTCGGAGGCGCAGCGCGCTCAGGTGGAGCGGCTGCCCTTCGTGCGCGCCGTGCGGCCCGTGGCCCGCTTTGTCAGACCCGATCCCGTGGAGCTGCGTCCGCTTCCGGAGGAGGCGCTTCCCAAAGGGCTTTCGCGCGGGGCTACGGGGCTCGATTACGGGCCCTCCTGGGCGCAACTGGCCCTCTCGAACGTGTTCCGGTTGCACGCGCAGGGTCTTTCGGGTAGGGGGGTGCGTATCGGGTTTTTGGATGCCGGTTTTGAGGTGCGCACCAGTCCTGCCTTTCGCGCCCTGCTGGCCGAGGGGCGGCTAAAGGGCGCGCGGGACTTTGTAGAGGGAGACGCGGACGTCTCCAACACCCCTAGCCACGGCACGGCCGTGCTCTCGGTGGCCGTAGGCTATCATCCGGGCCGTCTTATCGGCCCGGCCTACGGAGCGGAGGTCCTCTTGGCCCGCACCGAGGACGTCAGCTCGGAAACGCGCCAAGAGGAGGACTTCTGGGTAGCTGGGCTGGAGTGGCTAGAGGCTCAAGGGGCCCGGCTGGTGAACTCCTCGCTGGGCTATACGACTTTTGACGGCGGGATCGGCGATTACAGCTACACCCACATGGACGGGCGAACCACCTTGGTTACGCGCGCGGCCCAGCGGGCCGCCTCCCGCGGGGTGCTCGTGATCAACGCCGCGGGCAACGAGGGGGCGCGTCCGTGGCGCTACATAGTGGCCCCCGCCGACGGAGACTCCGTGATCGCCGTCGGAGCCGTGCGGGCCGATAGCTCCTTGGCCCCCTTCAGCAGCCGGGGCCCTACGTACGATGGTCGCATCAAGCCCGACGTCTGCGCCTTGGGCGTAGGCGTCGTCCTGGCCACCCCTTCGGGTGGTTATGCCCAGGGTAGCGGCACCTCCTTTGCCGCCCCGATTGTAACGGGGATTCTAGCGCTGCTGCTTGAACGGTCCCCCGGCCTGCGTCCGCGCGAGTTAATCGCGCTGGCGCGCCGATCCGCTCACTTGGCCGATCGCCCCAACAACGACTACGGCTATGGGATTCTAGACGCGGCCCGCTTGCTCGCCCAAGCCACGGCTCTTTCCGCGGAGGCGCCCCTCGAGCCGGAAGAGGAGTTAGGTGCGCCGTATCCGCACCCGTTTCAAAGGGGCGTATGGATACCCCTGCGAAGCGCGGGATCCGTGCGGGCGGAGGTCTTCTCTCTTACCGGAGAGCGGCTTCGGAGGCTTGAACAGCCCACCGCCCTTGGCTCGGAGGCGGCCTTGTACTGGGACGGCCGCGCGGCGGACGGCCGGCCTGTAGCTCCGGGCCTGTATCTGCTGCGCGTTTCTATAGACGGCCGCGTAAGTTGGCGTAAGCTCCTAAAGGCTGGGCTCTGA
- a CDS encoding peptidylprolyl isomerase, giving the protein MRMVQNWGLVLALALWPSSMVLSQPRILDQIVAMVEDQPILRSEVDTRSFLYMQNGYPYSKALWERALQDLIQERILLLRAREDTLVKVSEAEVDRELEQRLAQLVRQLGSEDRVQQVYGKPLVQLKSEFREEVRNQLLVQQYQRQRLGSIRVTRPEVEAWFRSIPEDSLPIVPTTVELAHIVAKPRLNPEARNRALHLARALRDSLLRGRDFAELARRYSQDPATAAEGGYLGEFHLSELVPEFSAAAAALEPGQISEVVETSFGFHIIRLNAKRGDLINTSHILIRLGPEALDPEPAIRKLQAIRDSILLHKRPFHEMARRHSEDPESAPLGGQILNPQTGQRGLPLEALDPLFRETVDTLQVGSISLPAPFQMLDGSRAYHIVWLQRRVEAHRANLEQDYPQIEQVFLVQRRQELLQELVRRAARGIYVEVRVPLSTPIPWISNHER; this is encoded by the coding sequence ATGAGGATGGTTCAAAACTGGGGTCTTGTGCTGGCCTTGGCCCTGTGGCCTTCGTCCATGGTCCTGTCCCAACCGCGCATACTGGATCAGATCGTGGCCATGGTGGAGGATCAGCCCATCTTGCGCTCCGAGGTCGATACCCGATCGTTTTTGTACATGCAAAACGGCTATCCCTACTCGAAGGCGCTCTGGGAGCGGGCGCTTCAGGACCTGATCCAGGAGCGCATCCTGCTGCTTCGCGCCAGGGAGGATACGCTGGTTAAGGTCTCCGAGGCCGAAGTGGATCGGGAGCTAGAGCAGCGCTTGGCGCAGCTGGTCCGCCAGCTGGGCTCGGAGGATCGGGTGCAGCAAGTATACGGCAAGCCGCTTGTGCAGCTTAAAAGCGAGTTCCGCGAGGAGGTGCGCAACCAGCTGTTGGTGCAGCAGTATCAGCGGCAGCGCCTGGGCTCGATCCGCGTCACTCGGCCCGAGGTGGAGGCCTGGTTTCGCTCTATACCTGAGGACAGCTTGCCGATCGTGCCCACGACGGTGGAGCTGGCCCACATTGTGGCCAAGCCCCGTCTGAACCCGGAGGCGCGAAACCGGGCTCTGCATCTGGCCCGGGCGCTTCGGGATAGCCTCCTGAGGGGCCGAGATTTCGCCGAACTAGCCCGCCGCTATTCTCAAGATCCCGCTACCGCCGCTGAAGGCGGCTACTTGGGGGAGTTCCACTTAAGCGAGCTCGTGCCCGAGTTCTCGGCTGCGGCTGCGGCCCTGGAGCCGGGCCAGATCTCGGAGGTTGTCGAAACCTCCTTCGGATTTCACATCATTCGGCTCAATGCGAAGCGCGGCGACCTGATCAACACCAGCCACATCTTGATCCGGCTCGGGCCGGAGGCGCTCGATCCGGAGCCCGCCATACGAAAGCTGCAGGCTATCCGGGACTCGATCCTCCTACATAAGCGCCCCTTTCATGAGATGGCGCGTCGGCACTCCGAGGATCCGGAATCGGCCCCCCTGGGCGGGCAGATCCTCAACCCGCAAACCGGCCAGCGGGGCCTGCCCCTGGAGGCGCTGGATCCCCTGTTTCGGGAGACGGTCGACACGCTTCAGGTGGGCTCGATTAGCTTACCGGCTCCCTTTCAGATGCTCGACGGTTCCCGGGCCTATCACATCGTCTGGCTGCAGCGTCGGGTCGAGGCCCACCGGGCTAACTTGGAGCAGGACTACCCCCAGATCGAACAGGTTTTCCTGGTCCAACGGCGCCAGGAGCTCTTGCAGGAACTCGTACGCCGGGCCGCGCGCGGCATCTACGTGGAAGTCCGTGTTCCGCTGTCAACCCCCATTCCCTGGATAAGCAACCATGAGCGCTGA
- a CDS encoding MoxR family ATPase produces MSAEPNRWASAEVAQAEALSEAYAQLRREIARVIVGQEAIIEQLLIGLLARGHCLLIGVPGLAKTLLVRTVAQVLDLGFSRIQFTPDLMPSDITGTEIIEEDVASGRRYFKFVRGPIFANIVLADEINRTPPKTQAALLEAMQEHRVTVAGQTYELPEPFFVLATQNPIEQEGTYPLPEAQLDRFMFNLWLDYPSFEQELEVVRQTTGDRQVQLVPVLNAEQILAFQRLARRVPVAENVIRYAVRLVARTRPSLPEAPDFVRTWVSWGAGPRASQYLILGAKTRALLQGRFTPDIEDVRAVAVPVLRHRIVTNFNAEADGIRPEHIVEKLLALA; encoded by the coding sequence ATGAGCGCTGAGCCTAACCGCTGGGCTTCCGCCGAGGTGGCCCAAGCCGAAGCCCTGAGCGAGGCCTATGCCCAGCTTCGCCGCGAAATCGCGCGCGTCATCGTGGGCCAAGAGGCCATTATCGAGCAGCTTCTCATCGGACTCTTGGCGCGCGGGCACTGCCTGCTAATCGGTGTCCCCGGCTTGGCTAAAACGCTACTGGTCCGCACCGTGGCGCAGGTGCTGGATTTAGGCTTTAGCCGCATCCAGTTCACCCCGGATCTGATGCCAAGCGACATTACGGGCACGGAGATCATCGAGGAGGACGTCGCCTCCGGCCGCCGGTACTTCAAGTTCGTCCGCGGCCCCATCTTCGCCAACATCGTGCTCGCCGATGAGATCAACCGCACGCCCCCCAAGACCCAGGCCGCGCTCCTGGAAGCCATGCAAGAGCATCGCGTTACGGTGGCCGGCCAGACCTATGAATTGCCCGAGCCGTTCTTTGTGTTGGCCACTCAGAACCCCATCGAGCAAGAGGGCACCTACCCGCTACCGGAAGCGCAGCTGGATCGGTTCATGTTCAACTTGTGGCTGGACTACCCCAGCTTCGAACAGGAGCTCGAAGTGGTGCGTCAGACCACCGGGGATCGACAGGTGCAGCTTGTCCCTGTTTTGAACGCCGAGCAGATCCTGGCTTTTCAGCGCTTGGCGCGGCGCGTGCCTGTAGCGGAAAACGTAATCCGCTACGCCGTGCGCCTTGTGGCCCGAACGCGTCCCTCGCTTCCGGAGGCGCCGGACTTTGTGCGCACCTGGGTTAGCTGGGGGGCAGGGCCCCGTGCCTCGCAGTACCTGATTCTGGGCGCCAAGACGCGCGCCCTCCTGCAGGGCCGCTTCACCCCGGATATCGAGGATGTGCGGGCCGTGGCCGTGCCCGTGCTACGGCATCGGATCGTGACGAATTTCAACGCCGAGGCCGATGGGATCCGGCCCGAGCACATCGTGGAGAAGCTTTTGGCGTTGGCATGA
- a CDS encoding YraN family protein yields the protein MRRNPRELGRQGEALAAAYLERKGWRILDRNYRFERAEVDLVATDGREIVFVEVKTRASLDMGYPEEAVTAHKQRQLYRVAQAWLQERRMWGAPIRFDILAIVWPPGGQPSIEHLEDALWEMS from the coding sequence ATGAGGCGCAATCCCCGGGAGCTGGGCCGCCAGGGCGAAGCGCTTGCGGCGGCATACTTGGAGCGCAAGGGCTGGCGCATTCTGGATCGCAACTACCGCTTTGAGCGGGCTGAGGTCGATCTGGTGGCCACCGACGGGCGCGAGATCGTGTTCGTAGAGGTTAAAACGCGCGCCTCACTCGATATGGGCTATCCGGAGGAGGCCGTCACGGCCCATAAGCAGAGGCAGTTGTACCGTGTGGCGCAAGCCTGGTTGCAGGAGCGTCGGATGTGGGGGGCTCCGATTCGCTTTGATATCCTCGCCATCGTATGGCCCCCCGGAGGGCAACCCAGTATCGAACACCTCGAAGATGCGCTGTGGGAGATGTCATGA
- a CDS encoding peptidylprolyl isomerase gives MRLFPWAGALWLLGSGCAFLRSGSDPVVARIAGTPLRFSEVQARYLRSAEARVDSAAAFVEFLERYVDYRLKVLEARRQGLDRDPQLAQELREYRQQLARPYLLERAVLEPIMRDLYRKRQEEIRASHVLVRLPNPQDTLEAWRRIQALRDSVLAGRPFAEIARRYSEDPSARQNGGDLGYFTGGRMVREFEEMAYRTPVGGVSPVFRTRFGYHFLMVLDRRPRTPDIRVAHILVRTPQDTIRADTAEARRRIWALYERLQRGEDFATLARLYSDDRASAEQGGELGVIGFGEFPVREFEREAFALHEPGQYSRPFQSPYGWHIVKLLERLPRPSYEEAVAELRELAQRLPQSREEERALIERTWDEADGLFYDDVLARLVEATDTSARVGSWRAQEWPDSLRRAVLMRLDTLAFSAEDLLTYILSRPVFMVWGDPRVRKQLPELAAEFRQEVVLRYLEGQLEKRYPEFGRLMREYEEGLLVFALTEREVWNRAQRDTAALRDWYARHRERYRFPDRVQIIRCTTPDSSLAVEVLKALHAGLAPDSLRARYQRDDVLRLRVETLYVERPVGAPQDEMLFLPDGATSGPHRYGEGWVVLRRERFEPARPKRYEEALAQVISEYQEHLERLWVAHLRRSYGVAVYSDRAHRAFARWAVRRNS, from the coding sequence ATGCGCTTGTTTCCCTGGGCGGGGGCGCTCTGGCTTTTGGGTTCGGGTTGCGCCTTCCTGCGGTCGGGGTCCGATCCCGTCGTGGCCCGCATTGCCGGAACGCCTTTGCGTTTCTCCGAGGTCCAGGCGCGGTATCTGCGGTCGGCTGAGGCGCGGGTGGATTCGGCTGCGGCCTTTGTGGAGTTTTTGGAGCGCTACGTCGATTACCGGCTCAAGGTTCTCGAGGCCCGCCGACAGGGGCTGGACCGGGATCCTCAGCTTGCGCAGGAGCTTCGGGAGTACCGTCAGCAGCTGGCCCGTCCGTATCTGCTGGAGAGGGCCGTGCTGGAGCCCATCATGCGCGATCTGTATCGGAAACGGCAAGAGGAGATCCGGGCCAGTCACGTGCTCGTGCGCCTGCCCAACCCGCAGGATACGCTTGAGGCCTGGCGCCGCATCCAGGCCTTGCGCGATAGCGTGCTCGCGGGGCGCCCGTTTGCCGAGATCGCGCGACGCTACTCCGAAGACCCCTCCGCCCGTCAGAACGGAGGGGATTTGGGCTACTTCACGGGCGGCCGCATGGTGCGGGAATTCGAGGAAATGGCCTACCGCACCCCCGTAGGAGGGGTCTCGCCCGTTTTCCGAACTCGCTTCGGCTATCATTTTCTGATGGTTCTGGATCGTCGGCCGCGGACGCCCGACATCCGCGTGGCCCACATTTTGGTGCGCACCCCCCAGGATACGATCAGGGCCGACACCGCTGAGGCGCGCCGGCGCATCTGGGCCTTATATGAGCGGCTGCAGCGCGGAGAGGACTTCGCCACCCTGGCGCGGCTGTACTCCGACGATCGGGCCTCGGCCGAGCAGGGGGGGGAGCTAGGGGTGATCGGCTTCGGGGAGTTTCCGGTCAGGGAATTCGAACGCGAGGCCTTCGCCCTGCACGAGCCCGGCCAGTATTCGCGTCCCTTTCAGAGCCCGTATGGATGGCACATCGTGAAACTCCTGGAGCGGCTGCCGCGTCCCAGTTACGAGGAGGCGGTGGCGGAGCTTCGGGAGCTAGCCCAGCGCCTGCCCCAAAGCCGCGAAGAGGAGCGGGCGCTCATCGAGCGAACCTGGGATGAGGCGGACGGCCTTTTTTACGATGACGTGCTGGCGCGCCTTGTGGAGGCCACCGATACCAGCGCGCGCGTCGGGAGCTGGCGGGCTCAAGAGTGGCCCGATTCCCTGCGACGGGCCGTGTTGATGCGTTTGGATACGCTCGCATTTAGTGCCGAAGACCTGCTCACCTACATCCTGTCGCGGCCCGTTTTCATGGTCTGGGGCGATCCCCGGGTGCGCAAGCAGCTTCCGGAGCTGGCCGCGGAGTTCCGCCAAGAGGTCGTGCTGCGGTACCTGGAGGGACAGCTGGAGAAGCGTTACCCCGAATTCGGCCGGCTGATGCGGGAGTACGAAGAGGGGCTGCTTGTGTTTGCCCTTACGGAGCGTGAGGTCTGGAACCGAGCCCAACGGGATACAGCGGCGCTTCGGGACTGGTATGCGCGGCATCGAGAACGGTACCGATTCCCGGATCGGGTACAGATCATTCGCTGTACGACGCCGGATTCCTCCCTGGCCGTGGAGGTGCTCAAGGCTCTGCACGCAGGTCTTGCGCCTGACTCCCTGCGGGCTCGCTATCAACGAGATGATGTGCTGCGGCTCCGGGTCGAGACGCTGTACGTGGAGCGGCCCGTGGGGGCTCCGCAAGATGAGATGCTCTTTTTGCCCGATGGGGCCACAAGCGGCCCTCACCGGTACGGGGAGGGTTGGGTCGTGCTGCGTCGGGAACGCTTTGAGCCCGCCCGCCCCAAGCGCTATGAGGAGGCGCTGGCTCAGGTCATTTCCGAGTACCAAGAGCATCTGGAGCGGCTCTGGGTTGCGCACCTGCGCCGTAGCTACGGGGTCGCCGTTTATTCCGATCGCGCGCACAGGGCGTTTGCGCGGTGGGCCGTTCGTCGGAACTCCTAA
- a CDS encoding NifU N-terminal domain-containing protein: protein MAVQLLFSPTPNPNSVKITADRPFLESGSLSFTSPEKAAGHPLAEPIFALGGIYSVFIMPQFLTVTKMPQEDWDRLLPALREILERYFEGP from the coding sequence ATGGCGGTGCAGCTACTGTTCTCCCCAACGCCGAATCCTAACAGCGTCAAAATTACGGCCGATAGGCCGTTTCTGGAATCCGGCAGCTTGTCCTTCACTTCACCGGAGAAGGCGGCTGGCCATCCCCTAGCGGAGCCCATCTTCGCTCTGGGGGGCATCTATAGCGTCTTCATTATGCCTCAATTTCTGACGGTGACGAAGATGCCTCAGGAGGACTGGGACCGTCTTCTGCCCGCTCTTCGGGAGATCCTGGAGCGGTATTTTGAGGGCCCATGA
- a CDS encoding NAD(P)-binding domain-containing protein has protein sequence MTQFDCDLLIVGAGPGGLGLAVEALQGGFPRDRLLVLEKAEQPIWSIRALYPDNKLTTANYKGYTAEARGLLTIEDMSKADTIAFFDRLIAQYQVPIRYAEEVWAIRPWSQGGYLVQSTKGEYRARLVAIAIGIFGRPNKPDYPIPGALKARVHFDLTSWKPEPGLEVLVVGGGDSAGEYVQYLAQDGCRVTLSYRRKQIVRMLEQNREAVLRLAAEGRIRLWLGSNITRLEPTPDGRPRVVFAEPEFDQPVFDHIVYALGGTTPENFLRSAGIAFQDKTPVLDEAFETNQPGLFLVGDLCANMKGGSIIYAFNTAHAVWKRIRERYWSPSERFCYGDPIQVARP, from the coding sequence ATGACGCAGTTCGATTGCGATCTGCTGATCGTGGGGGCTGGTCCGGGTGGTCTGGGGCTGGCCGTAGAAGCCCTACAGGGAGGGTTCCCTCGAGACCGACTGCTTGTTTTAGAGAAGGCCGAGCAGCCCATCTGGTCGATTCGGGCCTTGTATCCGGACAACAAGCTCACGACCGCTAATTACAAAGGCTACACGGCCGAGGCCCGGGGCTTGCTGACGATCGAGGACATGAGCAAAGCGGATACGATCGCCTTCTTTGATCGGCTCATAGCTCAGTACCAAGTCCCGATCCGATATGCAGAGGAGGTCTGGGCTATCCGGCCTTGGTCCCAGGGTGGATACCTCGTACAGTCTACGAAAGGCGAGTATCGAGCCCGTCTGGTGGCCATTGCAATCGGCATATTCGGGCGTCCGAACAAGCCGGATTACCCCATCCCGGGGGCGCTCAAGGCGCGCGTGCATTTTGATCTGACCTCCTGGAAGCCCGAACCCGGCCTGGAGGTGCTCGTCGTAGGCGGAGGCGATTCAGCCGGCGAGTACGTGCAGTACCTAGCGCAGGACGGCTGCCGGGTCACGCTCTCCTATAGGCGCAAGCAGATCGTGCGCATGCTGGAGCAAAACCGGGAGGCGGTCCTGCGCCTGGCCGCCGAGGGCCGTATCCGGCTTTGGCTCGGCTCCAACATCACACGCCTGGAGCCGACCCCGGACGGACGGCCCCGGGTCGTGTTTGCAGAGCCGGAGTTCGATCAGCCCGTTTTCGATCACATCGTCTACGCCTTAGGGGGCACGACCCCGGAGAACTTCCTGCGTTCGGCCGGCATCGCCTTTCAAGATAAAACGCCCGTCCTGGATGAGGCCTTCGAGACCAACCAGCCGGGTCTGTTCTTGGTGGGGGATCTGTGCGCGAACATGAAGGGGGGCTCTATCATCTACGCCTTCAACACCGCCCATGCCGTCTGGAAGCGGATCCGGGAGCGTTACTGGAGCCCCTCGGAGCGGTTCTGCTACGGCGACCCGATCCAGGTGGCGCGCCCCTAG
- a CDS encoding VWA domain-containing protein, which translates to MLYTAHALWWGLLWLGLGIGVAYWLYRRTEPELPTWKRAGMAALRAGAITLLGMLLLEPVWSYRHRLILYPQIAWLFDDTQSLDVQSPSGRPAEAARNIARALWSRNWSPIEPVAFRFAEDTARLPHPDSLRFEGRRTNLSRALEAASAQRDRLKALVLVTDGNHNSGPSPLYVAERLGLPVYVVAVGDTMPYRDLRIERVLSGPIAYVGAEMPVSVSVRAEGAPELLQLTVRLERDGRELARQVVPLQPGHSGLAEFRLVPERPGRQLYRVRIDRIGGERTYANNEAAFALEVLERRRRVLVVAGAPSPDLALLRHVLALDPDLQVEARTQKNAAEFYEGPLPERLQDFQALFLVGFPGPVPMEGALERLSRAVREEQLPAVFILSRQSDLRGLEASFGGAFPARLVRPQARQETTVFFEPTGLGLAHPVLELAPEQSGAIWERLPPVSTFEGAFEPRASARVLASMRIRDVRLPDPLVLVQQLGRLRTAALLGWDWWRWKTVGEGTAGIGSAYDALMRNLLSWVSAVRDERLVRVRPAQLGFDPQEPIDFLGHVYNESLEPVSDAELRLSIRGPAGLERRLLLEPRGEGRYEGRTEPLPPGLYRYRAEGRRRGEQIGVDEGEFLVAPLDLERRDIGLNLPLLRQLAARTGGAVFGPEELDSLRALLLSRHGLAQSQERIRRIALWQHPALLALVLLLLTAEWLWRRRNSLP; encoded by the coding sequence ATGCTGTATACGGCGCACGCCCTCTGGTGGGGGCTCCTTTGGCTCGGCCTGGGCATCGGAGTGGCGTACTGGCTTTACCGCCGAACAGAACCCGAGCTGCCCACCTGGAAGCGCGCGGGCATGGCGGCTCTGCGGGCGGGCGCGATCACCCTGTTGGGCATGCTGCTGCTGGAGCCCGTCTGGAGCTATCGACATCGGCTCATCTTGTATCCTCAGATCGCCTGGCTCTTTGACGACACCCAAAGCTTAGACGTTCAGAGCCCATCCGGACGCCCCGCAGAGGCGGCTCGAAACATAGCCCGCGCCCTGTGGAGCCGAAATTGGTCCCCGATCGAGCCCGTAGCGTTTCGCTTTGCCGAGGACACGGCCCGCCTGCCGCATCCGGACTCGCTGCGCTTTGAAGGACGGCGCACCAACCTGTCTCGGGCCCTGGAGGCCGCCTCGGCCCAGCGGGACCGGCTCAAAGCCCTCGTGCTCGTTACAGACGGCAACCACAACAGCGGCCCCAGCCCCTTGTACGTGGCCGAACGCCTGGGCCTACCCGTCTACGTGGTGGCCGTGGGGGATACCATGCCCTATCGGGATCTGCGCATCGAACGCGTGCTTAGCGGCCCGATCGCCTACGTGGGGGCTGAGATGCCGGTTTCGGTGTCCGTGCGCGCCGAAGGGGCTCCGGAGCTCCTTCAGCTAACCGTGCGCCTGGAGCGCGACGGCCGAGAGCTAGCCCGTCAAGTCGTGCCCCTGCAGCCCGGCCACAGCGGGCTAGCTGAGTTTCGCCTTGTTCCGGAGCGGCCCGGCCGGCAGCTATATCGGGTGCGAATCGATCGCATCGGCGGGGAGCGCACCTACGCCAACAACGAGGCGGCCTTCGCGCTGGAAGTGCTCGAACGCCGCCGCCGCGTGCTCGTGGTGGCCGGGGCTCCGAGCCCAGACCTGGCCCTGCTGCGGCACGTCCTAGCGCTCGATCCGGACCTGCAGGTGGAGGCGCGCACGCAGAAAAACGCCGCTGAGTTCTACGAGGGGCCGCTTCCGGAACGCCTGCAAGATTTCCAGGCGCTGTTTTTGGTGGGCTTTCCGGGCCCCGTGCCCATGGAGGGGGCTCTGGAGCGCTTAAGCCGGGCCGTGCGCGAAGAGCAGCTGCCGGCGGTCTTCATCTTGAGCCGGCAATCCGATCTCAGAGGCCTGGAGGCGAGCTTCGGGGGGGCCTTCCCGGCCCGCCTTGTGCGCCCGCAGGCTCGGCAGGAGACGACCGTTTTCTTCGAGCCCACGGGCCTGGGCCTCGCGCACCCGGTGCTGGAACTGGCCCCGGAGCAGAGCGGAGCCATCTGGGAACGGCTGCCGCCCGTCTCCACCTTCGAGGGGGCCTTTGAGCCCCGGGCTTCCGCTCGCGTCTTGGCCTCGATGCGGATCCGAGACGTGCGCCTGCCCGATCCCCTCGTGCTGGTGCAGCAGCTGGGCCGGCTGCGCACGGCTGCTCTCTTGGGTTGGGATTGGTGGCGCTGGAAAACGGTAGGCGAAGGGACGGCCGGGATCGGATCGGCCTACGATGCGCTCATGCGCAACCTGCTAAGCTGGGTGTCGGCCGTGCGCGATGAACGCCTGGTGCGCGTGCGACCCGCACAGCTTGGCTTCGATCCCCAAGAGCCGATCGACTTTCTGGGGCACGTCTACAACGAAAGCCTTGAGCCCGTATCCGATGCCGAGCTTAGGCTTTCGATACGCGGTCCCGCTGGGCTGGAGCGGCGCCTGCTGCTGGAGCCGCGCGGAGAAGGGCGCTACGAGGGCCGCACAGAACCCCTGCCCCCGGGCCTATATCGGTACCGGGCTGAGGGGCGCCGTCGAGGGGAGCAGATCGGGGTGGATGAGGGGGAGTTTCTTGTAGCACCCTTGGACCTGGAGCGCCGCGACATCGGGCTCAACTTGCCCCTTTTGCGTCAGCTCGCGGCCCGAACGGGAGGCGCCGTCTTCGGCCCCGAAGAGCTTGACTCCTTGCGGGCCCTTTTGCTATCCCGGCATGGTCTTGCGCAGAGCCAGGAGCGGATCCGGCGTATCGCCCTCTGGCAGCATCCCGCGCTGCTGGCCTTGGTCCTGCTTCTGCTTACGGCCGAGTGGCTCTGGCGTCGGCGGAACAGCCTTCCTTGA